One region of Oryza sativa Japonica Group chromosome 10, ASM3414082v1 genomic DNA includes:
- the LOC4349114 gene encoding glycine cleavage system H protein, mitochondrial, which produces MALRLWASSAANALKISCSGATRAAPAYSISRYFSTVLDGLKYSSSHEWVKNDGSVATIGITDHAQGHLGEVVFVELPEAGAKVSQGGAFGNVESVKATSDINSPISGEVVEVNDKLSETPGLINSSPYEDGWMIKVKPSSPSELDALLDPAKYTKHCEEEDAH; this is translated from the exons ATGGCTCTGAGGCTGTGGGCTAGCTCAGCTGCCAATGCCCTCAAGATCTCATGCAGTGGAGCCACCAGGGCTGCACCTGCCTACTCAATCTCCAGATACTTCTCCACTG TTCTTGATGGGTTGAAGTACAGCTCCTCTCATGAGTGGGTCAAGAATGATGGCTCTGTGGCCACAATTGGAATTACAGACCATGCTCAG GGCCATCTGGGAGAGGTGGTGTTCGTGGAGCTGCCGGAGGCGGGGGCGAAGGTGAGCCAGGGAGGTGCATTCGGCAACGTGGAGAGTGTGAAGGCCACCAGCGACATCAACTCCCCCATCTCCGGTGAGGTCGTCGAGGTTAACGACAAGCTCTCTGAGACACCCGGCCTG ATTAACTCAAGCCCGTACGAGGACGGGTGGATGATCAAGGTGAAGCCGAGCAGCCCGTCGGAGCTGGACGCCCTGCTGGACCCGGCCAAGTACACCAAGCActgcgaggaggaagacgctCACTAG